The genomic DNA GCCGGCCGACCCGGAAGCACCGGGCGTCAGCACCGATACCGGGCTTCAGATCGACTTTGCCGCCGAAGCGCGCAGACCAGGCCCAGAAATCGTCTGTGTCCGCTTGTAGCGTGGCTCCATGTCGAAATCGAACCGCCCACGCCGCGCCACCAAGCATCGCAACGTGCGCCGGGAGGGCCGTTCGATGCACCATCAGCGGGCCGAGCCGGATCTGCTCGACGTAGTAGGCACGGCCATGGCCGATCCGGATCCGCTGCATCTGCTCAGCTATGTCAGCAGCTTGCTGACCGCAGTCGACCCGCGAGGCAGAAACCATCCATTCGCCCAAGCCGAGTCAGCTCCGGATGCGCCGACCCGCGAAGAGCTCGCCGCGACGTTCATCGACGTGCCGACACCGGAAACCACGGCACTGCTGGCGGTGATCGCCGCGCTGGCCGATCACGACCATCTCCTGCGTGCACGCATCCACCGTGAACTGGTCACCCGTCCCGCTGCTGGACCCCAGTGGCTGAGCGGGCTGGCCGAGACGTCGGCCACCCGGGCCGTGCGGATGGGTCACATCCTGGGCGACGGCGACAACATCATCATCGGGGTGCGGCTGGCGGACAGCCACGAGCTCACCCTCGTCGTCTACGTCGACCACAACATGGGCCAGCTGGTCAAGGATGCCTTCGTGCTGTCCGAGCCGATGGCCGACGTCCTCGCCCAGTACGAGCGCATCGCCGACGACCCGGACGTGATCTGGGAGGAACTCAGCCTGGCTGATGCGCGCGCGTGGCTCGACGAGGCGATCGAAATCGCCGTCATCACCTTCCCCCCGGTCGAAACCGAGACGTGGCCCGCGTGCCGCCCGCTGATCGAATGGGTCACCCGCGGATTGCCCGAAGGGGGATCTGGTTATCAACGGCCCGAATGGGATTCGGCGAAGACTGAGCAGCTCGCAGATCGGTTTTTCGCCTCGAAGTGGGGCCGCCCGCTCGATGACGACGATCATCGCGGACTGCTCGATTCGCTGCTCTGGTATGGCACCGACTACGGACCCGGTGACCCGCTGCGCTGGAGCGGTGTTCAGGTCGAGATCCTGTTCATGGATTGGCTGCCTCGCAAGATCGTCGCACCAGCCGACTATCTCGCCAACGCGCCGGAGCTATTACGGGCCTTTGTGTGCTTTGCGCACAACGAATCTGGGGTACGAGCGGAACTGACGGAGCAGACCTTGGCGGCGATCGATGCCTACGCTCCGCAATACCAGGAAGTGATCCGCTCACCCCGGCCACAGGGGCCGGCAGCGCTGCTCGGTGCGCTCGGCATGGATACAGCGCCGTCGGAGTTCGACGAGCCGCACTGGTCCGAGGAAATGGAGCTGGACAGCCTGGCGCAGGAGGTTGGCAGCCACGAGCAGTTGGACCGGCTCGACACCGTGCCGCTGCCCGACGAACCATTCGACTGGACGGGGATTCCTGACGACATCGCCGCGCGGGTAGCCGAAGTGCTCGAGCTGACCGACCGCTGCTGCGACGAGCTGCTCGATGATGTCGAATACCGAACGGTCGCCCGTCGCGTGCTCGCCCGCGTTGCCTCCGAAGGGCCTGCGGTGTTCAGGCGCAAAGCAGCGGCGGATACGGCGGCCGCAGCGGTGGTGTGGATCGCGGGTAAGGCGAACGGCCTTTTCGAGTGGACTTCCGATCTTCGGGCCGCCGACATCGTGAGGCACTTCGACATCAAAAGCAGCCCCTCGCAGCGCGGCGCCGTCATGCTGCGGGCCGGTGGCTTCCGGGACGAAACCTATGCCGTGGAACTCGGCTCACCCGACTATCTGATCGCCGATCGTCGGGAATGGATCATCGGGCGGCGTGACCACCTCCGTCAGCGGATCGCGTCGCATGACCTGGAGTAATCCAGATTCCAGTTCGACAAGGTAGTAAATGGGATTTCGCTGGTACTATGATCCCATGGAGGCTGTCATCGATTCCGGTGGCCGGATTGTGCTGCCGAAGCAGTTACGTGATGCATTGGGTCTGGCGCCAGGTACGACCGTCGACATTTCTGCTTACGGCGGCGGATTACACGTCATCCCCGGGGGGAGAACCGCGCGCCTCGAGCGGGATGAGAACGGGCGCCTGATCGCCCGGGCCGATACGGTCGTGACCGACGAGATGATGTTTGCGCTCATCGATTCGGGACGGCGTTGACGCCAGCGTCGCTCACAGCAGTCGACACGAGCGTCGGGGTGCCGCTCTTGGTGAGCTCGCACCGGCAACACGCTGCGGTCGCGGAGTGGGCGAAAGGGCGCACCCTCGGGCTCAGCGGGCATGCGCTGGCCGAAACGTACTCGGTGCTGACGCGCCTGCCGGGTGACGCTCGGGTGACTCCTGCCGACGCGCTGGCACTGATCGACGAGAACTTTCCAGAATCCTTTTCCCTCGGCGCACGTGCCGCACGAGTTGCGCACCGCGAGCTCGCCCGGCGGGGCATCGCCGGCGGGGCGACCTATGACGGACTCGTTGCGCTGGCCGCTCGTGAGCGTGGTGCCGTGCTGGTCACCCGGGATGCGCGTGCACGATCGACCTACGAAGTACTCGGGGTGCGCACCGAGGTGCTGGTAGACAACGCTGCACCATGACGGTCCGTCGCTGACGGCTGGGACGCCTATACCTCCGAAGAAGCGGGCAGCTCGCGCGCAGAAATCTTCCGCGTCCGCATGTACAGCCACAGCAGCACCGCCGCGAACCCGGCCACCCCGACCACCTCGGCGAAAGTCCCGTCGTTCCCGGGGAAGATCGCGAACGGATCATCGCTCCCAGTGCCGGCGACGAACCCGGCGAACACCACGCCGTAGAGGCTCTCACCGACGATCATACCGGTGGCCAGCAGCACGCCAAGTCGCTTCTTGCGGTCAACATCGCCACCCTTCCGGTCGGCCCACCGGTTGTAGAACCAACCCAGTAGCGAGCCGAGCGGGATGATCAGCGTCAGGCTCATCGGCAGGTACATGCCCATCCCGACCGCCAGCGGCGGCAGGCTGAACCGTGATGTGCGGGTGAGGATTTCGTCGACGATCACGATCACTACCCCGATCGCCGCACCCAGGCCGATCAGTGACCAGTCCAGGGATCCGCCGAACACCCCTTTGGCGAGCGAGGAGATCAACGCGGCCTGCGGTGCGGCCAGCGCGTGGTCGGTGGCCCCCGGTGCGCCGAGGAACCCGAAGGCCTGCTGCATCAGATCGAGCACCGGCGGAATGATCGCCGACCCGAACAGAACGCCAATCACCAAGGCCACCTGCTGTTTCCACGGTGTGGCGCCGACGAGCTGGCCGGTCTTGAGGTCCTGCAGGTTGTCGTTGGAGATGGTGGCCACCCCGAACGTGACGGCCGCGACGAACAGGGTGAAGGCCACCAGCGCGAGCGACTGGTCATCGTCGGCACGGCCGAACACCACCTTGATCACCAGTGCGGCGATCAGCACCGTCAGGATGCCCACCCCGGAGATCGGGCTGTTCGACGAGCCGATCAGGCCGGCCATGTAGCCGCACACCGCGGCGATGACCAGGCCGATGACGAAGATAAACACCAGGCTCGCCACGATGATCCCGGCCGAACTGCCCTGCAGTGCGGTGCCGCGACTGAAGCCCCACAGCAGCGCCGCGATCGGGACCAGCATCGCCACGATGACCCCCACCACGAGGGGGAACGGGATATCGCGTTGAGTGATGTCGACCAGTTGGCCGTCCCGCCGGTCTCGTGCCGAGGCCATCGCCTCGGTGATGCCCTTGATGATCGGGCGCAGGATCTTCAGCAGCGTCCACACCGCGGCCACCGCGATCGCCCCGGCGCCGATGAACCGCACCTCGTGCACGAACACGCCGTCGATGACGTCGGCCACGGACTCGTCGGTCCCGAACGTCCCGATGGTACGGATTGGCAGCAGCACCCCGAAGGAGATCACCAGCCCGACGAGCATCGCGATGCCCACAGTCATCCCGATCAGATGGCCCACCCCGATCAACGCCAGCGACAGGCTGGCGCCGAACATCGACCCACCGGCCCCGACGCGGAAGTACGCCGCCACATAGTTGGCGAGCACTTTCAGGTTGGCCAGCAGCCCGAATCCGGCCGATACCAGCGCGCCGAACGCGATCACCCGGATGCCGACGCGGTTCTCCTCGACGCCCTGCGTGCTGTCACCGACCTTGAGCACCTCGGCGGCGGCCACCCCTTCGGGATAGGGCAGATCCGAGCCGGTCACCAGGGCCCGGCGCAGCGGGATGGAGTACATCACGCCGAGGATGCCGCCGACCGCACACACGGCCGCCGTGATCCAGTACGGGAACCCGGTCCACCAGCCGATCATGATCAGCCCGGGCAGCACGAAGATGATCGCCGAGAGCGTGCCGGCCGCCGAGGCGACGGTCTGCACGATGTTGTTCTCCACGATGGAGTGGTTGGCGAAGTTGCGCAGGAGGGCCATCGAGATCACCGCCGCCGGGATGGCGGTGGCGAACGTCAGGCCGACCTTGAGACCGAGGTAGACGTTGGCGGCGGTGAACACCAGCGTGATCGCTCCGCCGAGCAGGATGCCGCGGACGGTGAGCTCGCGCAGCGTCGGCGTGGTGGGGTCTACCTGGCTTTCCGTGGCCAACGCGGCCTCCTCTCGGTTGCTGCCTCCCGGGCTGTCGCTGACGCGACGATTCGGTGGATACACGGTATGCATTGGTGCGCTATAGCGCGGGATGATCGACGCAGAGAACGCGGGCCGCACGGCAAAGCGGGCAGCCGAAACTCGTTCGCGGCAACCCAGCGTCTGGAGAGGTTGCGTGCCCGTTTCAGACGGTGCTGATGAGGCTGGAGGGCACATGAAATCAGGCATGTGCGGTGACATAGGTCCCTACATTGCCCGGAGGTGAATTCGATATCGGCACAGTCGATTTGCCGATTGGCCAACGTGAGCCGTTCCGCTTGTTCGACGTGGGCGTCAGTTCTGCCGTACGGTCGAAAATATGGCTGTGTACAACCTGGCTTTCGAATGGACCGATACCAATCGGCATTGGCTGATCGAGGCTCCCATTCGGGTTGTCGCGTACATCGTTGTCGCGTTAATCATTCGATTTTTGCTGCATCGCATGATCAACCGCGCGACCACCGGCAGGACCAAGAAATCCGTTAGCGGCGAACTCGAAGGGCAAGCGAAAAAACCTCCGTTGCTGCGGTATTTGCGGGACCGGGCCTCGGCGACGACCACCGCTATTCGCGCGGCCGAACGCCGTCAGCAGCGCGCACAGACCATCGGGTCGGTACTCAAATCCACCGTGTCGATTGTGCTGCTGGTCTGGGTCGTCTTGGCGCTCCTCAGCGTGCTCGGGGTGAACATTGCTCCGTTCATCGCGTCGGCCGGGGTGGTCGGCCTCGCGATCGGCTTCGGTGCCCAGAACCTGGTCCGCGACTTCGTCAGCGGCGTGTTCATGCTGCTGGAGGACCAATACGGCGTCGGCGACAACGTCGACCTGGGCGACGTGTCCGGGGAGGTGCAGAGTGTCGGGCTGCGGA from Mycobacterium sp. DL440 includes the following:
- a CDS encoding type II toxin-antitoxin system VapC family toxin — its product is MTPASLTAVDTSVGVPLLVSSHRQHAAVAEWAKGRTLGLSGHALAETYSVLTRLPGDARVTPADALALIDENFPESFSLGARAARVAHRELARRGIAGGATYDGLVALAARERGAVLVTRDARARSTYEVLGVRTEVLVDNAAP
- a CDS encoding AbrB/MazE/SpoVT family DNA-binding domain-containing protein, whose amino-acid sequence is MEAVIDSGGRIVLPKQLRDALGLAPGTTVDISAYGGGLHVIPGGRTARLERDENGRLIARADTVVTDEMMFALIDSGRR
- a CDS encoding OPT family oligopeptide transporter, with the protein product MHTVYPPNRRVSDSPGGSNREEAALATESQVDPTTPTLRELTVRGILLGGAITLVFTAANVYLGLKVGLTFATAIPAAVISMALLRNFANHSIVENNIVQTVASAAGTLSAIIFVLPGLIMIGWWTGFPYWITAAVCAVGGILGVMYSIPLRRALVTGSDLPYPEGVAAAEVLKVGDSTQGVEENRVGIRVIAFGALVSAGFGLLANLKVLANYVAAYFRVGAGGSMFGASLSLALIGVGHLIGMTVGIAMLVGLVISFGVLLPIRTIGTFGTDESVADVIDGVFVHEVRFIGAGAIAVAAVWTLLKILRPIIKGITEAMASARDRRDGQLVDITQRDIPFPLVVGVIVAMLVPIAALLWGFSRGTALQGSSAGIIVASLVFIFVIGLVIAAVCGYMAGLIGSSNSPISGVGILTVLIAALVIKVVFGRADDDQSLALVAFTLFVAAVTFGVATISNDNLQDLKTGQLVGATPWKQQVALVIGVLFGSAIIPPVLDLMQQAFGFLGAPGATDHALAAPQAALISSLAKGVFGGSLDWSLIGLGAAIGVVIVIVDEILTRTSRFSLPPLAVGMGMYLPMSLTLIIPLGSLLGWFYNRWADRKGGDVDRKKRLGVLLATGMIVGESLYGVVFAGFVAGTGSDDPFAIFPGNDGTFAEVVGVAGFAAVLLWLYMRTRKISARELPASSEV
- a CDS encoding mechanosensitive ion channel family protein, whose amino-acid sequence is MAVYNLAFEWTDTNRHWLIEAPIRVVAYIVVALIIRFLLHRMINRATTGRTKKSVSGELEGQAKKPPLLRYLRDRASATTTAIRAAERRQQRAQTIGSVLKSTVSIVLLVWVVLALLSVLGVNIAPFIASAGVVGLAIGFGAQNLVRDFVSGVFMLLEDQYGVGDNVDLGDVSGEVQSVGLRITTVRDIDGTLWYVRNGEIARVGNMSQDYAVARVEVPVALTADVDRAEQVAVEAAHEVVADPSMAGKVIGEPEMLGVQSLSADQLTLRMTLKTRPNAQWSVQRKLRREILRAYDENGIDLPYPQGRIHAVVGGRDAE
- a CDS encoding DUF6398 domain-containing protein is translated as MSKSNRPRRATKHRNVRREGRSMHHQRAEPDLLDVVGTAMADPDPLHLLSYVSSLLTAVDPRGRNHPFAQAESAPDAPTREELAATFIDVPTPETTALLAVIAALADHDHLLRARIHRELVTRPAAGPQWLSGLAETSATRAVRMGHILGDGDNIIIGVRLADSHELTLVVYVDHNMGQLVKDAFVLSEPMADVLAQYERIADDPDVIWEELSLADARAWLDEAIEIAVITFPPVETETWPACRPLIEWVTRGLPEGGSGYQRPEWDSAKTEQLADRFFASKWGRPLDDDDHRGLLDSLLWYGTDYGPGDPLRWSGVQVEILFMDWLPRKIVAPADYLANAPELLRAFVCFAHNESGVRAELTEQTLAAIDAYAPQYQEVIRSPRPQGPAALLGALGMDTAPSEFDEPHWSEEMELDSLAQEVGSHEQLDRLDTVPLPDEPFDWTGIPDDIAARVAEVLELTDRCCDELLDDVEYRTVARRVLARVASEGPAVFRRKAAADTAAAAVVWIAGKANGLFEWTSDLRAADIVRHFDIKSSPSQRGAVMLRAGGFRDETYAVELGSPDYLIADRREWIIGRRDHLRQRIASHDLE